Proteins encoded by one window of Mucilaginibacter inviolabilis:
- a CDS encoding FKBP-type peptidyl-prolyl cis-trans isomerase, with protein sequence MKQTLFTLLFITCIGLISCRKTGNDPNITQYDQTQIQNYINANGLTGMKRDTSHGDTSGIYYQILSQGSTTGRPLDYPDSVAFVLTVKSFDGKYFNTDTINLAHFNGLVGHISFGGPVLGCTKGLQSAIHDIIKYRGTRARLLIPSRVSYGVNGIGTGSSSNTGTRILGNQCLDYYINVVTSVDKYDDDLINGYIKKNNLTGFTYIGPGNRGRGIYYKVTTPGSGKGDVLTDVSSFTVSAYSGKFLNDFVFDPGPAAGAAAVSFTAGAYVPGVLESLRGQTAGAVVSMFIPSRLAYGRAGSGPDPNTGVVSIGGNTVLYFTGFTLATVTNP encoded by the coding sequence ATGAAACAAACACTTTTTACGCTCCTATTTATTACTTGCATAGGTTTAATATCCTGCCGCAAAACAGGAAACGATCCTAATATCACGCAATACGACCAAACCCAGATCCAAAACTATATCAATGCCAACGGGCTTACCGGTATGAAAAGAGATACCTCCCATGGCGATACCAGTGGTATTTATTACCAGATCCTTTCGCAAGGTTCAACCACAGGCAGGCCTTTAGATTATCCGGATAGCGTAGCGTTTGTATTAACCGTAAAATCATTTGATGGCAAGTATTTTAATACCGATACGATCAATCTAGCCCATTTTAATGGTTTAGTAGGACATATTTCATTTGGCGGCCCTGTACTCGGATGCACTAAGGGATTGCAGAGTGCCATACATGATATTATTAAATATAGAGGAACCAGGGCCAGGTTGCTTATCCCTTCCCGGGTATCTTATGGTGTTAACGGTATTGGTACGGGTAGTTCGAGTAATACCGGTACACGTATATTGGGCAATCAATGTCTTGATTATTATATAAATGTGGTAACCAGTGTTGATAAATATGATGATGATTTAATCAATGGGTATATTAAGAAAAATAATTTGACTGGTTTTACTTACATTGGACCCGGTAATAGAGGAAGGGGAATATATTATAAAGTAACCACACCGGGCAGTGGTAAGGGTGATGTTCTTACGGATGTTTCTTCTTTTACTGTTAGCGCTTACTCTGGTAAGTTTTTGAATGATTTCGTTTTTGATCCAGGTCCGGCTGCTGGTGCAGCAGCTGTATCATTTACAGCAGGGGCGTATGTACCAGGAGTATTAGAATCATTAAGAGGACAAACTGCAGGTGCCGTAGTATCTATGTTTATACCATCAAGGTTAGCTTATGGAAGGGCCGGTTCAGGGCCAGATCCTAATACCGGTGTTGTTTCGATAGGTGGTAATACAGTTTTATACTTTACCGGATTTACCTTAGCAACAGTTACCAACCCATAA
- a CDS encoding FKBP-type peptidyl-prolyl cis-trans isomerase encodes MNRTLLALFVIIIGFGACKKTTDPLIHYNAQKAIDDKLIQDYLKANNLTAQRTDSKSTDTSGVYYIIKPGEEGAGNDLFTSSTQVTVGYVGRILTSQVVIAHTDNFHPSYRLSDVMRGWQLGIPLMKKNGKIRLFIPSRYAYGPYAQDSLHLPANSVLDFDIQLYNVIN; translated from the coding sequence ATGAACAGGACGCTGTTAGCTTTATTTGTGATTATTATTGGTTTTGGTGCTTGTAAAAAAACAACCGATCCTTTGATTCACTACAATGCGCAGAAAGCTATTGATGATAAATTGATACAGGATTATTTAAAAGCAAATAACCTTACCGCCCAGCGCACTGATAGTAAATCTACTGATACTTCGGGGGTTTATTATATTATAAAACCGGGCGAGGAAGGAGCTGGCAATGATTTGTTTACCAGTTCAACGCAGGTTACTGTTGGATACGTAGGGCGGATACTGACATCGCAGGTTGTCATTGCCCATACAGACAACTTTCATCCCTCATACCGTTTGAGTGATGTAATGAGAGGCTGGCAATTAGGTATACCGCTGATGAAAAAGAATGGTAAAATCAGGTTATTTATACCATCAAGGTATGCTTATGGACCGTATGCACAGGATTCGCTACATTTGCCGGCAAATTCAGTACTTGATTTTGATATACAATTGTATAACGTAATCAATTAG
- a CDS encoding MarR family winged helix-turn-helix transcriptional regulator produces MKHQETIDYFLKIVWQTVANRYNQLVTEFGITQSIGYLLINIDEKEGTTVSQAAALLGLKSTSLSRMLSQLEKTGLIYRESNQGDKRSVKIYLTELGKEKRHQARSIVKQFNNYLDSHISETDKQYLTEMLKKINKLTLNYKP; encoded by the coding sequence ATTAAACATCAGGAAACGATTGACTATTTTTTAAAGATAGTATGGCAAACAGTGGCCAACCGGTATAACCAATTGGTTACGGAATTTGGCATTACCCAATCCATTGGCTATTTGTTGATTAATATTGACGAAAAAGAAGGTACTACCGTTTCGCAGGCTGCTGCATTGCTGGGTCTAAAATCAACCAGTTTGTCCAGGATGCTCAGTCAGTTGGAAAAAACGGGGCTGATCTATCGCGAATCTAATCAGGGCGACAAACGTTCGGTTAAAATATATTTGACCGAATTGGGAAAAGAAAAACGACACCAGGCCCGTTCCATAGTAAAACAATTTAATAATTATCTCGATTCACATATCAGCGAAACAGATAAGCAATACCTCACCGAAATGCTTAAGAAGATCAATAAGCTTACGTTGAACTATAAACCATGA
- the ggt gene encoding gamma-glutamyltransferase encodes MKNSRLSMVLALLLFVPLGYAQKHPVTNINTPYYNGMVVCAYPDAAQVGLDILRKGGNAVDAAVAVHFALAVTYPDAGNIGGGGFMVYRSKNGDTNTLDFREKGPAGASANMYLDTAGNVIPDMSLYTHKASGVPGSVDGMVQAHQKYGKLKWADLLQPAINLARNGFKITQRFAVDLNHLKAQIEKLNPGKTYLIKDTEWHEGDILVQEDLAKTLEQIRDKGREGFYGGIVADQIVAEMKAGDGLISKADLQNYHSVWRKAVTGNYKGYKIITMPPPSSGGIALLQLLQSVEKYPLKRWGYNQDSTVRLIVEAERRVYADRSKYLGDPDFYKIPVDSLLSPAYISSRMSNFSWDAATSSSSIQPGTFVGYESDQTTHYSIVDREGNAVSITTTLNDSYGSKIFVKGAGFLLNNEMDDFSSKPGVPNMYGLVGGKVNSIQPGKRMLSSMTPTIVEKNGQLLMVVGTPGGSTIITSVFQTIINVIEFNQDMQQAVTSKRFHHQWLPDEIAAEKGALDSVTIIKLQNKGYKINSRRGIGRVDAILKTPQGYQGGADPRGDDTKLGY; translated from the coding sequence ATGAAAAACAGCCGTCTGAGTATGGTTTTGGCACTGCTGCTTTTTGTTCCATTAGGATATGCACAAAAGCATCCGGTGACAAATATAAATACCCCATATTATAATGGTATGGTAGTGTGTGCATACCCTGATGCGGCCCAGGTTGGGCTTGATATATTAAGAAAGGGCGGTAACGCTGTTGACGCTGCAGTAGCCGTTCATTTTGCGCTGGCAGTTACATATCCCGATGCCGGTAATATAGGTGGAGGTGGTTTTATGGTATACCGTTCAAAAAACGGTGACACCAATACGCTTGATTTTAGGGAAAAGGGGCCGGCTGGTGCCAGTGCTAATATGTATCTGGATACTGCCGGTAATGTGATCCCCGATATGAGTTTGTACACCCATAAGGCATCCGGAGTACCCGGATCTGTTGATGGCATGGTACAGGCCCATCAGAAATATGGTAAACTCAAATGGGCCGATCTGCTGCAGCCAGCTATTAACCTGGCGCGTAATGGATTTAAGATAACACAACGTTTTGCTGTTGACTTAAATCATTTAAAAGCGCAGATCGAAAAATTAAACCCTGGCAAAACTTATTTAATAAAAGATACGGAATGGCATGAAGGTGATATCCTGGTACAGGAAGATTTGGCTAAAACCCTGGAGCAAATTCGTGATAAAGGGCGCGAAGGATTTTATGGTGGCATAGTTGCCGATCAGATAGTTGCTGAAATGAAGGCAGGTGATGGGTTGATATCCAAAGCAGACCTGCAAAACTACCATTCGGTTTGGCGTAAGGCCGTGACCGGAAACTATAAAGGATATAAAATTATTACCATGCCACCTCCATCAAGCGGTGGAATTGCATTGTTACAACTGCTACAGTCGGTTGAAAAATACCCTCTGAAAAGATGGGGCTATAATCAGGATTCAACGGTGCGGCTGATTGTAGAGGCTGAACGCCGTGTGTATGCCGATCGTTCCAAATACCTGGGCGACCCTGATTTTTACAAGATACCGGTTGATAGCTTATTGAGTCCTGCTTACATTTCATCGCGCATGAGCAACTTTAGTTGGGATGCAGCTACATCAAGTAGCAGTATACAGCCCGGCACCTTTGTAGGTTACGAGAGTGACCAAACCACCCATTATTCTATTGTTGATAGGGAGGGTAATGCAGTATCCATCACAACAACTTTAAATGATAGTTATGGTTCAAAGATATTTGTAAAGGGTGCAGGTTTTTTGCTGAACAATGAAATGGACGATTTTAGCTCAAAACCCGGTGTGCCTAATATGTACGGATTGGTTGGCGGTAAGGTTAATAGTATACAGCCGGGTAAACGCATGTTATCGTCGATGACACCTACCATTGTTGAAAAAAACGGTCAGTTATTGATGGTAGTAGGTACGCCAGGTGGATCAACCATTATAACCTCGGTTTTTCAAACTATTATTAATGTGATTGAATTTAATCAGGATATGCAGCAGGCGGTAACGTCCAAACGTTTTCATCATCAGTGGCTACCCGACGAAATAGCCGCGGAAAAAGGAGCGCTAGATAGTGTAACTATAATAAAATTGCAAAACAAAGGATATAAAATAAACAGCAGACGTGGTATTGGCCGTGTTGACGCTATTTTGAAAACCCCGCAAGGTTACCAGGGTGGGGCAGATCCGCGTGGGGATGATACGAAATTGGGTTATTAG
- a CDS encoding S8 family serine peptidase codes for MNKSYAAICICFLLLCATARTFAQQALVTDAKRAELTRFSSQIRSTYESSHKQALSLAASKGWSVQRHTRNGNLVSLQGVNSLGFPIYLITHNNTTSAATTGTNTVQPGGSLGLNLSGSSTFLNNKLAIWDGGSIYTAHQEFAGKNITIKDGSSVLDHTTHVAGTMIARGVYAPAKGMAFNAATLQSFDYNSDVAEMSAAASGLLLSNHSYGDEAGWNFNDTNNRWEWYGLPGDSVDYTFGFYDTRAQAWDKIAYNAPYYLIVESAGNSRSSNGPAVGADYYGYKSKTDQTLVDKGPRPAGISDNNGYDIISTTGNAKNILTVGGVNPLPFGPSSRQDITTAFFSSWGPTDDGRIKPDIVGNGVNVLSVGVANPAAYLTLSGTSMAAPNITGSLYLLQEYYAQKNGGAFMRAATLKGLVCQTAFDGGNVGPDYIYGWGLLNTKKAAQAITDNGTKSIISENSLQQGQKQTFTVVASGNDVLSATISWTDPEGTPNADGTINNRSPKLVNDLDIRISDGTTTYNPWVLNPDAPAAAATTGDNIRDNIEQVYISNTTPGKSYTITVSHKGTLKQGPQAYSLIVTGAGGTTYCTSAPLSNADSRIDNVKVSNINNTPAAGCKSYSDYTNLTVQLEQAKTYPLSITLGTCGGNFNKAAKVFVDWNGNGVFDNGELAATTNVLNGTGTFTTNIKVPGSVIPGNYSLMRVVLTETGDTSTIKACGTYAKGETQDYRVQFLQTSIDAGVVAIVDPGSSGTCSASTSITIRLKNFGSASIGNIPVTVTITSPDNTKTTYNETYTGTLQPLAEDNYTFSQKFNAVAGDTYVITASSNLASDPVVSNNSLTATVVINTPAVIGGLSAYYCIDSKQYLLSGSGDGTLLWYQNINDTTPIAYGSAAITAQPPVNNTYYAGINDFKGSVGPVSKNVFTSGSYNQFTPAININTKVPMIIKSARLYIGNSGKITFNVSNSNGQIVSTKAINAQATRTTPLPGDQPDDPNDQGKVYDLNLELPAAGNYSISATFDTKATIYRNNGGVKGYPFSIGSIFSITGNNATPDGPVDTTYYKNFYYYFYDIKVQSMGCASAARLPVSFSKPVITQTGNSLSSNFATGNQWFLNGKAIVGARNKIYAPLQSGDYQVADTLSGGCVAMSDIYTYARTVENPDNSTEIGLSVFPVPASSQLNVVFATKTTADLKLSLINPAGQIVYLNTQTIPQGNFSKVIDVTTQLPGVYLIKILLGQKIYARKVIIGR; via the coding sequence ATGAATAAATCTTACGCAGCAATTTGTATATGTTTTTTATTGCTGTGTGCAACGGCCCGCACTTTTGCCCAACAAGCGCTGGTAACCGATGCCAAACGTGCCGAGTTAACACGCTTCTCCAGTCAGATACGCAGTACTTATGAGTCCAGTCACAAACAGGCTTTATCCCTGGCTGCAAGTAAGGGTTGGAGCGTGCAGCGCCATACCAGAAACGGTAACCTGGTATCCTTGCAAGGTGTTAACTCTTTGGGTTTTCCTATTTATCTCATCACGCATAATAATACTACATCGGCAGCTACAACCGGCACTAACACCGTACAACCGGGTGGTTCGCTCGGGCTTAATTTGTCGGGTTCAAGTACTTTTTTGAATAATAAGTTGGCTATCTGGGATGGTGGCTCAATATACACCGCTCATCAGGAATTTGCTGGTAAAAATATAACCATTAAGGACGGATCATCGGTGCTGGATCATACCACTCATGTGGCTGGTACCATGATAGCCCGGGGAGTATATGCTCCAGCTAAGGGGATGGCTTTTAATGCGGCCACCCTGCAATCATTCGATTATAATAGTGATGTAGCCGAAATGAGTGCAGCTGCATCGGGGTTATTATTATCTAACCATTCTTATGGAGATGAAGCGGGTTGGAATTTTAACGATACCAATAACCGCTGGGAATGGTACGGCTTGCCTGGCGATAGTGTTGATTATACTTTTGGTTTTTATGACACCCGGGCTCAGGCATGGGATAAGATTGCCTACAATGCACCTTACTACCTCATCGTAGAATCGGCGGGGAATAGCCGTTCAAGTAACGGCCCGGCGGTAGGGGCCGACTATTATGGCTACAAAAGTAAAACTGATCAAACTTTGGTTGATAAAGGTCCAAGACCGGCAGGCATCAGCGATAATAATGGTTATGATATTATCAGTACCACGGGTAACGCCAAAAATATACTTACTGTTGGAGGCGTAAATCCATTGCCATTTGGGCCAAGCAGCCGGCAAGATATCACCACTGCATTTTTTAGCAGTTGGGGCCCTACAGATGATGGCCGTATTAAACCCGATATTGTGGGTAACGGCGTAAACGTATTATCTGTTGGAGTTGCCAATCCTGCAGCATACCTCACCCTTTCCGGAACCTCCATGGCTGCGCCTAATATTACGGGGTCGCTGTATTTATTGCAGGAGTATTATGCCCAAAAGAATGGAGGAGCTTTTATGAGGGCAGCCACTTTAAAAGGACTCGTATGTCAAACCGCCTTTGATGGAGGTAATGTTGGGCCCGATTATATTTATGGATGGGGCCTGCTTAACACCAAAAAGGCTGCACAAGCCATAACTGATAATGGTACAAAAAGCATCATTAGTGAAAATTCACTGCAACAAGGACAAAAACAAACTTTTACTGTTGTAGCCTCGGGCAATGATGTGCTGTCGGCAACTATATCATGGACAGACCCTGAAGGTACCCCCAATGCTGATGGCACAATTAATAACCGTTCCCCAAAATTGGTTAACGATTTGGATATCCGGATCAGTGATGGCACTACTACCTATAATCCCTGGGTGTTAAACCCCGATGCTCCCGCAGCAGCTGCCACAACCGGCGATAACATCCGTGATAATATTGAACAGGTTTACATTTCTAACACTACTCCGGGTAAAAGCTATACTATAACGGTATCACACAAAGGTACTTTAAAGCAAGGTCCACAGGCCTATTCGCTTATCGTCACCGGCGCCGGCGGAACCACTTATTGCACATCGGCACCATTATCAAATGCCGATTCACGCATTGATAACGTAAAGGTATCAAACATTAATAATACACCTGCTGCAGGCTGTAAAAGCTATTCAGATTATACTAATCTTACCGTTCAGCTGGAGCAGGCTAAAACTTATCCTTTGAGTATTACCTTAGGTACTTGTGGCGGCAATTTTAACAAAGCTGCTAAAGTATTTGTGGATTGGAATGGCAATGGTGTTTTTGATAACGGTGAACTGGCTGCCACCACCAATGTGCTTAACGGTACCGGAACGTTTACCACCAATATTAAGGTTCCGGGATCGGTAATTCCGGGTAATTATAGCTTAATGCGTGTGGTATTAACCGAAACGGGCGACACTTCAACTATAAAAGCTTGTGGAACCTATGCCAAGGGCGAAACACAGGATTACCGGGTACAGTTTTTACAAACCAGTATTGATGCCGGTGTTGTAGCTATTGTAGACCCAGGGTCAAGCGGTACTTGTTCAGCAAGTACATCGATTACTATCCGGCTTAAAAATTTTGGTAGTGCCTCCATCGGCAACATACCGGTAACGGTTACTATTACTTCGCCTGATAACACTAAAACTACTTACAACGAAACTTATACCGGCACATTGCAACCTCTGGCCGAAGATAATTATACCTTTAGCCAAAAGTTTAATGCGGTAGCTGGTGACACTTACGTTATAACTGCTTCCAGCAATTTAGCCAGCGATCCGGTTGTATCCAATAATTCATTAACAGCAACGGTAGTGATCAATACACCAGCTGTAATTGGCGGCCTGAGTGCTTATTATTGTATTGATAGTAAGCAATATTTGTTATCCGGCTCGGGTGATGGTACTTTACTCTGGTATCAAAACATTAATGATACTACTCCAATAGCTTATGGGTCGGCCGCCATCACTGCTCAACCCCCTGTAAACAACACCTATTATGCAGGTATAAATGATTTCAAGGGATCTGTAGGCCCTGTTAGCAAAAATGTTTTCACATCTGGTAGTTATAATCAGTTTACTCCGGCAATAAACATAAATACCAAAGTGCCAATGATTATTAAAAGTGCCCGGTTATACATTGGTAATTCGGGCAAAATAACATTTAATGTAAGTAATAGTAATGGCCAGATTGTGTCGACCAAAGCTATTAATGCTCAGGCCACACGAACAACCCCATTGCCGGGAGATCAGCCTGATGATCCTAATGATCAGGGAAAGGTGTACGATTTGAACCTGGAGTTGCCTGCAGCGGGTAACTATAGCATATCCGCAACATTTGATACAAAAGCCACCATTTATAGAAATAATGGGGGTGTAAAAGGCTACCCATTCAGTATAGGTAGTATATTTAGTATCACAGGTAATAACGCCACACCCGATGGCCCTGTGGATACTACCTATTATAAAAATTTTTACTATTATTTTTATGATATTAAAGTACAAAGTATGGGTTGCGCGTCGGCTGCAAGATTACCTGTTAGTTTCTCTAAGCCTGTTATTACTCAAACAGGTAACTCGTTAAGCTCAAATTTTGCCACAGGTAATCAATGGTTTTTGAATGGTAAGGCAATTGTGGGGGCCAGGAATAAAATATATGCCCCATTACAAAGCGGCGATTATCAGGTAGCTGATACCTTATCTGGTGGATGTGTGGCAATGTCTGATATCTACACCTACGCACGTACCGTTGAAAATCCGGATAATTCAACAGAGATTGGTTTATCGGTGTTCCCGGTTCCGGCGAGTAGTCAGCTTAATGTGGTTTTCGCAACAAAGACCACAGCTGATCTTAAGTTGTCATTAATTAATCCGGCGGGGCAAATAGTTTATCTTAATACACAAACTATACCTCAGGGAAATTTCAGCAAAGTGATAGATGTTACCACACAACTTCCGGGGGTTTATCTGATTAAAATATTGCTTGGACAAAAGATTTATGCCCGCAAGGTCATTATCGGCAGATAG
- a CDS encoding NAD+ synthase: MKIALAQLNYHIGNFESNTAKIIDHIQKAQQNGADLVVFAELCVSGYPARDFLEFDEFIDLCDGSAKKIAAVCTNIACIIGLPTYNHKEEGKDLNNSAYFIENGQIKAVVNKALLPNYDVFDEYRYFEPSTEFNCIEFKGKKIALTICEDLWNTIENPLYITRPMDSLIHQQPDVMINIAASPFAYNHDEERIAILSDNASRYHLPLLYVNQIGAQTELIFDGGSLVFDNTGKLIDELPYFEENLAYYTLNEDASISFDHPTTLKAERAADIEQIHQAIILGIRDYFYKSGFKQAILGLSGGIDSAVVCALAAEALGAQNVMAVLLPSRFSTDHSLKDAEDLVNNLGCKSELVPIKNITEAIETALHPQFNNLPFNIAEENIQSRSRAILLMAMCNKFGYILLNTSNKSEAAVGYGTLYGDMCGGISVIGDVYKTQVFELARYINRNQEIIPINSIVKPPSAELRPDQKDTDSLPEYDILDKILAEYIENRRSSTDIIKMGYDEATVRRVIRLTNLAEHKRYQTPPILRVSPKAFGMGRRMPIVGKYLS; this comes from the coding sequence ATGAAAATCGCATTAGCCCAGCTTAACTATCATATAGGTAATTTCGAATCGAACACAGCCAAAATTATAGACCATATACAAAAGGCTCAGCAAAATGGCGCCGACCTGGTGGTATTTGCCGAATTGTGCGTTTCTGGTTATCCTGCGCGTGACTTTCTGGAGTTTGATGAATTTATTGATCTGTGCGATGGATCGGCGAAAAAAATAGCCGCGGTATGTACCAACATTGCCTGTATAATTGGTTTGCCTACTTATAATCATAAAGAGGAGGGGAAAGATCTGAACAACTCTGCTTACTTTATTGAAAACGGACAGATAAAAGCAGTAGTAAATAAAGCGCTGTTACCCAATTATGATGTATTTGATGAGTACCGGTATTTTGAGCCTTCAACGGAGTTTAACTGTATAGAATTTAAAGGAAAAAAAATTGCATTGACCATTTGTGAGGATCTGTGGAATACCATCGAAAACCCACTATATATTACCCGGCCAATGGATAGCTTGATCCATCAGCAGCCCGATGTCATGATCAATATAGCCGCGTCGCCCTTTGCTTATAACCATGACGAAGAACGTATTGCTATTTTGAGTGATAATGCCAGCCGCTACCATTTACCCTTGCTATATGTAAACCAGATAGGTGCACAAACAGAATTGATATTTGATGGAGGATCATTGGTTTTTGATAATACCGGTAAACTGATAGATGAGTTGCCCTATTTTGAAGAAAACCTGGCATACTATACCTTAAATGAGGATGCCTCTATCAGTTTTGATCATCCTACAACCCTGAAAGCCGAACGTGCTGCTGATATTGAGCAGATACACCAGGCAATTATATTGGGCATTCGCGATTATTTCTATAAATCAGGCTTTAAGCAAGCCATTCTTGGTTTGTCGGGCGGTATCGACTCTGCTGTGGTATGTGCTTTAGCCGCAGAAGCTTTGGGCGCTCAAAATGTAATGGCCGTGTTGCTGCCTTCACGTTTTTCCACCGATCACTCCTTAAAAGATGCCGAAGACCTGGTAAATAACCTGGGTTGCAAAAGCGAATTGGTTCCGATTAAAAATATCACCGAAGCGATTGAAACCGCGCTACATCCGCAATTCAATAACCTGCCATTTAACATAGCCGAAGAAAATATACAATCACGCAGTCGCGCCATATTGCTGATGGCTATGTGCAATAAGTTTGGTTACATTTTATTAAACACCAGCAATAAAAGCGAGGCAGCCGTAGGCTACGGTACTTTATATGGTGATATGTGCGGTGGGATATCGGTAATAGGAGATGTTTACAAAACGCAGGTTTTTGAGCTTGCCCGTTACATCAATCGTAATCAGGAGATCATCCCGATCAATTCTATCGTGAAACCACCATCAGCGGAGCTCAGGCCCGATCAAAAGGATACCGACTCTTTACCTGAATATGATATACTGGATAAGATACTGGCCGAGTACATCGAGAATCGCCGTTCATCAACCGATATCATCAAAATGGGTTATGACGAAGCAACAGTACGCCGGGTGATCAGGCTGACTAATCTGGCCGAACATAAGCGTTATCAAACACCGCCAATACTCCGGGTATCGCCAAAAGCATTTGGTATGGGCCGCCGGATGCCTATTGTAGGTAAATATCTGTCGTAA
- the gldB gene encoding gliding motility lipoprotein GldB yields MINPRLKAKQIYLIFSIALILASCGRNKKIDVSNINIEVKVERFDHDFDAMRTKPMSTQAIYLQQKYGAFYQDFISRILVAGNTADTAYFKTLHEVFNGKAYTDLKHDVDAAYPNMDAQNASLTQAFKYIKYYYPQKKLPKVYAYFSGFQAQTSIGDGYFAVGLDLFLGADSRFYPALTNAFPHYLSRHFTPENITPRVVEGIAREDMFPEDDNNKSMLEKMVYNGKIMYFMDRILPEVGDTTKIGYTTAQLKWCEDFKAKIWGYFLDENLLYETDYPKIQKYFTEAPFTPGLGEKNESAPKLAVWTGWQIVREYMDKHPEVTLPQLMAEKDAQKVLNQSKYRPK; encoded by the coding sequence ATGATAAACCCCCGGCTCAAAGCAAAGCAAATTTACTTAATTTTTTCCATCGCCCTGATATTAGCGTCATGCGGGCGCAACAAAAAGATTGATGTAAGCAACATCAATATTGAAGTTAAGGTGGAACGGTTTGATCATGACTTTGATGCCATGCGTACTAAACCCATGAGCACTCAAGCTATATATTTGCAGCAAAAATATGGTGCTTTTTACCAAGATTTTATAAGTCGCATCCTGGTGGCTGGCAATACCGCTGATACAGCTTATTTTAAGACCCTCCACGAAGTTTTTAATGGCAAAGCCTATACAGACCTGAAACATGATGTAGATGCTGCCTATCCCAACATGGATGCGCAGAATGCCAGTCTTACGCAGGCGTTTAAATACATCAAATATTACTATCCGCAAAAAAAGCTGCCTAAGGTTTATGCTTATTTTTCAGGTTTCCAGGCTCAAACTTCTATTGGGGATGGATATTTTGCGGTAGGGCTCGATTTGTTTTTGGGTGCCGATTCCCGCTTCTACCCTGCCCTTACCAATGCCTTTCCACATTATTTGTCCAGGCATTTTACCCCCGAAAACATTACCCCGCGCGTAGTGGAAGGTATTGCCCGCGAGGATATGTTCCCGGAAGACGACAATAATAAGTCGATGCTCGAAAAAATGGTTTACAACGGTAAGATCATGTATTTTATGGATCGCATATTACCGGAGGTTGGGGATACCACTAAAATTGGTTACACTACCGCTCAGCTTAAGTGGTGCGAGGATTTTAAAGCAAAAATATGGGGTTATTTTTTAGATGAAAATCTGCTTTACGAAACTGATTATCCTAAAATTCAGAAATATTTTACCGAAGCCCCCTTCACTCCCGGTTTGGGCGAAAAAAATGAATCGGCTCCAAAACTAGCCGTGTGGACGGGCTGGCAGATTGTTAGGGAATATATGGACAAACACCCCGAAGTTACCCTGCCACAGCTAATGGCCGAGAAGGATGCCCAAAAAGTATTGAATCAATCGAAGTACAGACCAAAGTAA